A single window of Girardinichthys multiradiatus isolate DD_20200921_A chromosome 15, DD_fGirMul_XY1, whole genome shotgun sequence DNA harbors:
- the stx11b.1 gene encoding syntaxin-11b.1: protein MRDRLSNLQEVSTGSIEKTEYIESTFSDAFSNVDLEDELPHQAVVFDNSPALNEVFAQTQDIHREIQLVRVEVKRLREQNSRMLQGSTTMSTIKKDSNAIGADIKKRAEGILERLHKMDRTAYKLEEEHGESSPITRIARTQYAGLSNGFRDAMFDYNEAEMTHRENCKAQIMRQMEIVGRDVTGEDVEEMIEKGQWNIFTDNVVSEGKTARSALSQIEKRHQELVDLESRINGIHEIFLDIAVLVEEQGSMLDYVQTNVQKTDEGIQDAIVKIKLAKKHDNNNPFKKMFCSCFPCYN, encoded by the coding sequence ATGAGGGACAGACTAAGCAACCTGCAGGAAGTGTCCACTGGCAGTATTGAGAAGACAGAGTACATAGAGTCCACCTTTTCCGACGCCTTCAGTAATGTCGACTTGGAGGATGAGCTGCCCCATCAGGCGGTCGTGTTTGACAACAGCCCTGCTCTTAATGAGGTGTTTGCTCAAACCCAGGATATCCACCGAGAGATACAGCTTGTTCGAGTTGAGGTTAAAAGGCTGCGTGAGCAGAACTCCCGCATGCTCCAGGGCAGCACTACCATGAGCACAATTAAAAAAGACTCCAATGCAATAGGTGCAGACATAAAGAAGAGGGCCGAGGGTATCCTGGAACGCTTGCACAAAATGGACAGAACAGCTTACAAGTTAGAGGAGGAGCATGGAGAAAGCTCTCCAATCACACGCATTGCCCGAACCCAGTATGCTGGCCTCAGCAATGGTTTTCGAGATGCCATGTTTGACTATAACGAAGCCGAGATGACCCATCGAGAGAACTGCAAAGCCCAGATTATGAGGCAGATGGAGATAGTAGGGCGCGATGTAACAGGCgaagatgtggaggagatgatcgAGAAGGGCCAGTGGAACATCTTTACTGACAATGTCGTGAGCGAGGGCAAAACAGCCCGTTCAGCTCTCTCCCAGATTGAAAAGCGCCATCAGGAGCTTGTGGATCTTGAGAGCCGTATCAATGGAATTCACGAGATATTCTTGGACATTGCTGTCCTGGTGGAGGAGCAGGGCTCAATGCTGGATTACGTTCaaacaaatgttcaaaaaaCTGATGAAGGCATACAAGATGCCATTGTCAAGATTAAACTTGCTAAAAAGCATGACAACAACAACccttttaagaaaatgttttgcagttgTTTCCCATGCTATAATTAA
- the LOC124881757 gene encoding syntaxin-11-like: MRDMLGRLQTISKEQEDYEPEFTGPEYDVDKETLTQQAVIFDNSTAMDDILKESHSIRKEISLLSLEVERLRIHNERYGTTVRRLTLLKRNSESITHEIRHQAQSVHARIQNLGKESNRLEEKEGPNAAVCRIARTQYDTLICSFHAVMSNYHKTEEQQRSTCRTRLQRQASIMGTDISEKELNDLVEKGGEGWTELSQTLCPDGNPSCRAALSNIKGRHKELMELEARLKDVHELFLQMVTLVEEQGSLVDNIQLNVCKTEDYIKDIKCNLRRAVVYKKKNPCLQCCPWLPCWN; the protein is encoded by the coding sequence ATGCGGGACATGCTGGGGAGACTCCAGACCATCAGCAAGGAGCAGGAGGACTACGAGCCAGAGTTCACTGGACCTGAATATGATGTAGATAAGGAGACTTTGACTCAACAGGCTGTCATTTTTGATAATTCCACAGCTATGGATGACATCCTGAAGGAGTCACACTCCATACGTAAGGAGATCTCCTTGCTTAGCTTGGAGGTGGAGCGCCTGAGAATCCACAACGAGCGCTATGGCACAACCGTGCGACGCCTCACTCTTCTGAAAAGGAACTCTGAATCCATCACACACGAAATTCGGCATCAAGCACAGTCTGTGCATGCCCGCATACAGAACCTGGgtaaagagagcaacaggctgGAGGAGAAAGAAGGTCCCAACGCTGCTGTTTGTCGCATTGCCCGTACCCAGTATGACACTCTCATCTGTTCGTTCCATGCTGTCATGAGTAACTACCACAAGACCGAGGAGCAACAGAGAAGCACATGCAGGACGAGGCTCCAGAGGCAGGCTTCCATAATGGGGACAGACATCAGTGAGAAGGAACTGAATGACTTGGTGGAGAAAGGCGGTGAGGGCTGGACCGAGCTGTCCCAGACGCTTTGCCCGGATGGTAACCCCTCATGCCGTGCAGCCCTGTCTAACATCAAAGGGAGACACAAGGAGCTGATGGAACTAGAGGCCAGGCTGAAGGACGTCCATGAACTGTTCTTGCAAATGGTTACGCTGGTAGAAGAACAGGGTTCACTTGTTGATAATATCCAATTAAATGTGTGCAAAACGGAGGATTACATCAAAGATATAAAATGTAACTTAAGAAGAGCCGTGGTTTACAAGAAGAAGAACCCTTGTTTGCAATGTTGTCCCTGGCTACCATGCTGGAACTAA